TAACAATGTGGTGTATCAAATGCTCACTTTCTCACTGTAACCTCAAAGATAACTTCTTCATGTAACTTGTCCAAGAAAAATCTAATTCCTCAGTAAGAAGCTGTTGCTAGACAAAATTGTAGACTGATGACTACATCCCAGTCCCATGTTTTAACTGACTGATCACCCCAAAGCTCCAGTGGCAACAATGCTTTCTATTTTATCACAGGGCCAGATGGTCATGTGACCAGGTATGGGTTAGAGTGGCTGGTGAAGAACAGCTATGAGGGTCAGAAGCGGCAGGTCATGCATCCTCGAATTCTCTGGAATGCTGAGATCTATCAGCAAGCCCAAGTGCCCTCCGTGGACTGCCAGAGCTTCCTGGAGACAAACGAGGGGCTGAAAGAATTCCTGAAAAACTTCCTGCTGTATGGCATTGCTTTTGTAGAAAACGTCCCCCCGACCAAAGAGGACACGGAAATCTTAGCAGAGAGAATCAGCTTGATCAGGTAACTAGAGGTGCCCCAAGGAAGGCCACATGCAACTTACTAGGAGCTCCAAGGGCCACACACATAACAAGGAGCAGATTGTAGTCTCCCTCTTTAGTATGAAGGTGCAGCCTTCACTTACCCTCGATCCCAGAATATAACTCCAGTCAAGGTGAAGTATTACATACTGGGACCTGCAGTCTCTGTGGCCAGGCCATTTGATTCAAGATGGAATGTTGCATTGTAGAACCTGCCATGTCCACGGGCCCCACCTCCTTATTAAAGTTAGGATTATGGCATTGTGGAGCTGCATAGGCAGCATCTGGCTACTGTTGTGCTAATGGATAATGTGAAGATCAATGAGTAAGTGTTGGACTGGGAAGATTTGAGCTTCACTAGGAGAGAGATTTCCTGTTTTAATACGAAGGGTTGGGAGGGCAGCCCTGGGCCTGGGAgctggaaagattaaaaaaaaaaatctgtagttGGCTCGAAAGGAGAAGTGTGGGAAAGATATTTCAAGtgtacaacaaaacaaaaactccacTGGTCTAGCCTGGGTTTGAATTTCAGGCTGTCTCCAAACTGAGTGCTGTAGAAACAGCTTACATGCCCCAGCAATACAGAGATTTACATCATGGAATTTCCACTCTTTTCATCCTGGTTAAGGAGTGGCATTGATGGGTTCCCAAGGGAGTCCTATCTGTCttatctatctaggtacttataggCCTCATTACTGagactcagatcctcaaaggtatgtaggtgcctaactccctttgatttcactgggagctaggtacttaaatacctttgagaatctaggGCTGAGTGTTTTTCAGCTTTCTACAATTTGCTTGTCATCAGCCTGTTTCCTCCTCTGCTGGTCATCTTCCTTCCCCATGGTTCAAGGCTTGGAGAGTGGGTGTTGGACCGGAAACTCGGGGGGCCTTGGAACTCAAGCAAGGTTTCTGTGCAATCCCAGAGGAGGTGGGTGGAAGGGGGAATGTGCTGTGTGAGGGTCAGCATCTTCAGACTGTGGGAATGCCTCACATGACTCAAGAGTGAGGCTTTTGTTGATTTTATAGGAATAGTGTTCAGCTGTAAGAGGCGATCCATTCATCTGCTTGGAGGATATTGGTCACGAGACTTCAAAGGCTATGGGGGTTACACAGGAGAGGTTGGAGCTCTGTTATGAGGGAGAGGAAACAAACACTTAAAGTAGTAGAAACCCCTTCACTTGAGACATTAGTAATGAGTCACTTAATTTATATTAGAAAATATGCAGCACACGATATTCTGACTTTCTAACTTGTACACTTTGGGGGATGGTGGCAGATACACTTATGAAAACAGCTAGGATGTTCCCTAAAGCAACCTGTGCCTCACCAGTTGTGTTTACtagcccctctgtcatgtacaccTGATCAGATCCTGTCTTTTCTCTTCCAGGGAGACCATCTATGGTAGAATGTGGTATTTCACCTCTGACTTCTCCCGGGGAGACACAGCATACACAAAACTGGCTCTGGATCGTCACACTGACACCACCTACTTCCAGGAGCCCTGTGGGTAGGTGCTTGTGCTGGTTCCCAAAGATGCAGCTCAAAGGGCAAGAGTAATTTACAAGACTGAAGTTTCTAATGGCAGAATTTTTGATAAGTGGGTTGGCTGGTTCTAGACCTTAGCCAGGCACTAAACAGACTCACCCATTCCAACAGTACGGTACTGCTGCACCAGGAATCTGTCAGCATGCTTTAGTTTTTAAATCCCATTTTTTCCCCACCTAAAAATTCCTGGTCCTTCAGGCACACATTCTTATTAGGGGTTGGCTCTTGGGTGACTACATCTTGCTGTCAAAATGACTCAGGTTCTTCTTTCGTGCTCTTTTGGGATGACGTTGGCCTTACGACCATATACACAGTAGGCCCAGCCACCCAGCTACTTAGCAGTTCATGTGCTTTACAGCGTTAGTAAAATTACTATGAAAATCTATGTATAGATTCCAGAATCCCAAAATTCACAAGTTGCATATTAATGACTGATTATTTGTAGGCTGTGATGTGTGGGTTGTGCTGACTTATTTACCATCATTACACATGATCTGAGCAAGAACTTCAAATAAGTTTGGATTTACTTTCTTCCAGTGGTGTATTACTATCATCAGTTAAACAGCTTGCTGCTCGGACTCCTCAATTCCAAAGTTCATGCCTGTCTCCATTTTCAATATGTTCAGAACTGCAACATGCTCATTAAGTGCTCATTCCCAGACTCTGTGTTCACAAGTAGTTTTAGTCCCGTCTGGCCCTTGTGATGTAGACTTTATACCCTGTTTGTGATGCAGGTTTTGATGCCCTGAGAGAAGAAGGCAGCTGGCCTAATGTGGATCACACTGTTGTGCAGGAGACTCAAGGCCTCATTTTCAGTCTGTCTTTTCATAGCGGGAGGTTGGGAATGCTGCGGAGACAGCTCCCTCAGTCACCAGGCAAAGGCCCAATTAGGGACCAGTGTTACTTAGCACTTTCTAAATACGGATGTAAAATACTAAAATGATTAAACGGTAAGCCTTAGTCTTACTGATTAACCGACCCTAATTGTTGTAACCCCAGCTGCGCGGGCCGGCCAGAGCAAGTggccacagcccctctccctttaattGGTTAATCGATTAAACAacataattttaataatttaaactgttaactttttaaatggatatttacatccctatttCTAATCATCTGAAAGGTGGCAACTGCAGTATGGAGCTTTTAAAGCAGAGGAAGGAATAATGGTGAGAGATCCTCTGGCTGCATATAAACTGCAGAGCAGCCCTCAGGAAGGGTAGAGGGAACTTACAAAACTGCCTGCCGGAGTTAagctccagctgcccagttcaTATCCCATGTACTGTCATGGCAATGAAACTAGCACGAAACGTCTAGGTGGCAGGGAGTAACTTGCATAGCAGCGAGGGATGTTAAATGAATGATTTATTAGTATGCCCTGTATGTGGGAGAGGAGTACTTGCACAAGGCATAGGTCCTGCTGGCACACCGTCATCCAGGAGCTAGGCTGCTCTAGTATGTTCTATGAACAGCCAGGCATTATTCTGAGCCCTTTTTTGCGAAGTATGCTCTTCAGAGCTGATTTTATTAAGGAACTATCCGATGAAAACTCCACtgaaacaaatagaaaaaagtCCTCAAGAGTGAATGCCTTTATTTCTTAGAGTAGTAAAGGTTTCTGATTAAACCAGTAGCTGGAGAAACTGCTAATCTTTAGCTATTGTTGTTCCTTTCTGCTTTGAAAAAAACCTGTCTCCCTAGTGTGTCACTGTCTGCAGTGGCCTGCAGCATTATCTCTGGTTTTGATATCCTAAAATGAACAGGTAGGATTACCTCTAGGTGTTACAGGATGCTGACCTTTTGAAAGCCACAGTGTCTTCAAGCAACCTTTCTGCAGCCATATTGGTCTGTCAGCAGCTCTCCCCATTGTAAGGAGATCTGCCTTTGAATCTGTAGTGCGAGTTTTGAAGTCTCTTGCAGCTTGTAGGTGTAAGGAGATAGTTAGAGCCCAACAGAGAGAAGCTGCAGGTGCTGGATGAATGAGCTGTATGGATCACTACACACCTTTCTCATGGGGCCTCCTAAAACTTAGGACCAGTCAGTTAGAATTGGACCGGAGACTTCCAGGGAAAGCACAGAATGCTGCAGAAAGTGGTGGTGGTAATTTAATGGGTGAAACTGTCAACTCATAAAACTGGTGCTGGGGAGCTCTGTTTGGCTGGAGGGTGCCATCTGACAGACTACACCTTACCAAGTAGGTCTGAAGAGAAATAAATGAGAAAGATATGTTGGAGGTGGTAGAGGGGTGAAGTTTGGGTTGTTTGGTTTCCCTTGTCTGAGCAATTCCACACCTTACAATATTTTGTGGAGGGCTGGCCCAATGGCTAGGAAATAGCTTGTGACTCAAGTTATGAATTGAATTTCCTTCTGCCATAGACTCCTTATGtgatttgggcaagtcactcaagctctgtgcctcagtttcccatctgtacaatgtggacagtagcacttccctacctcacagggtgttgaggataaatatgttagattgtgaggtgctcagatgctacgaTGATGAGCATCTAAGAGAGAGAGGTTCATGTTTTAAGTAGAACTTTAACTTTGGTTTCCCTATTTTTCCAAAGCTTGCCTTTTTTTAACTCACTTTATTGTAAGGCATTTTAGAGGAATTAGTTTTATGCCtgttcaacttttaaaatccagggTGAATCTTCTTTTGGGTTGGGAATAGTTTATAGTACTTCAATGCAATTAGATCATTGTAAAAACTGCTGTAGAAACTGTAACACAGTATTTTAATTAAGCCATgtcctagtgcaggggtgggcaaactatgaccTGGCTCCTCTCTGGCGCTCCGGCCAGGGCCCTGGCTCGGGGGCAGCGGCTCGGCAGCGCTCCGGCCAGGGCCCTGAGTCGGGGTCGCaccacgtggctcctggaagccgcagtatggccctgctccagctcctacgcactCCAATGGGAGCCGCAGGGGTGGAGCCTGCGGATTGGGCAGAgctcagagctgcctggccgtgtctccgcataggagccggagaagggacatgtcactgcttccgggagccgcttgaggtaagcgctgctctgtgcctgcaccccctgagcctctccgcatgccccaaccccctgccccagccctgatcccctcccgccctctgaacccctcgatcccaacccagagcaccctcctataccacaaactcctcatccccagagcccgcagccccttccgcaccctaaccccaattttgtgagcattcatggcccgccatacaatttctattacccaatgtggccctcaggccaaaaagtttgcccacccctgtcctagcaTGTCTTCCAATCCCTAGTAAGAGAAGGAGCCATTTCAGACTTCAGTTGGGATGGCGGGGGGTAGGGGAACACTTTACTAAATAAACCTGCAGTCTTTAATTAATAACTTCAGTTATAAGACTGGGCTTTAGAATTTCACAACTACTTATATTTTAGGGTTAAACACTTCTTAGCTTTTTGCACTGGCTGGCTTTGTCCTCATTCAGTGAAATGCATGATAGCTGACGACGTAAAACAGCAGCATCTGCCACTTGCTATTGAGCCATGTCAGGTGTCCCAATTAAATGAAGTATACTATAAAAGAGACTCTGAAGCGGTCATGAGCTGCTTCTTTTCCAGGTTCATTCCCCTTTCTTGGTAGTTATCTTCCTATAACTACCCACATGACTTCACTCTCTACCAAGTGACAGACTGACTGGATTTTCGTTTGTGATGTGTGTTCTCTCCCCCCTTGCAGTATCCAGGTGTTCCACTGCCTCAAACACGAAGGGACAGGTGGCAGGACGCTGCTGGTGGATGGCTTTTACGCAGCAGAGCAGGTTCTCCGGCGAGCTCCTGAAGAATTTCAGCTCCTCACCACGGTGCCGCTGAAACATGAGTACATTGAGAATGTTGTGGGCTCTCACAACCACATGATTGGGATTGGGCCGGTTTTGAATATCTACCCCTGGAACAATGAGCTCTATTTGATCAGGTGAGAAGTAATAGATCACACCATTgtttggggggtggagaggggggagcAGCCATTAAAGACATATGTGGCTTTTCCAGCATGCTGGTCCTTTTGCACAGTGTAGACTGATAGAACCACTCTCCTTTTACATCCTGCATTTtctcctgctctcccagccagtaCCAGTGCTGAACCATGTACCAGTGCTGGGGCTGCTGGCTCTTCTAACTGGTACTTTAGGCTCTCTACCCTATCTTTTAAAGATAAGCCTCTGTTCTGAGCTCTGGCAATGCCACTTCTTGACCATCTCCCATTCAGCTGCgagctgtctgccctgcaacggAACAGTTGCAGGACTGGGTTTGAAACAGCCTCCGCTCTAATATGGGTTACAGCACACTTGGCTGAAAGGGAGGGGACGGGCCCTGTCTACAGGCAAGGTTTTCGTCTGAAAAATGAGGACAGTTGCCCAGAAAGGGTGGGAGCCACTATTCTAATCTGAATATTTGATGTAATTCTCACCAACTTCCACGCACTTATTTTTCAGTCATTACCCATGCCATTCATTATAAAGTCTAAACCCGTGGCAATTCCGTGCCTGCCAAATTCCCAGACTGACAATGGGGAGGTGTCCAGGGAATTTTCAGGGCATCATCTCCTGGGCAAGCAGCCAGAAGCCCAAACACTCTATACGTTTCAACAGAGAACTCCGGCTCTTAAATCTCAGACTGCGAGTCGCTGCCAACCCCAATGCACTcacccactgccctgcccagTCACCTTtctgcaggggggctgcaggtggcACAGG
This DNA window, taken from Caretta caretta isolate rCarCar2 chromosome 9, rCarCar1.hap1, whole genome shotgun sequence, encodes the following:
- the TMLHE gene encoding trimethyllysine dioxygenase, mitochondrial isoform X3; this translates as MRFDYVWLRDHCRSASCYNTKTNQRSLDTASVDLCIKPKTVRVDETTLFLTWPDGHVTRYGLEWLVKNSYEGQKRQVMHPRILWNAEIYQQAQVPSVDCQSFLETNEGLKEFLKNFLLYGIAFVENVPPTKEDTEILAERISLIRETIYGRMWYFTSDFSRGDTAYTKLALDRHTDTTYFQEPCGIQVFHCLKHEGTGGRTLLVDGFYAAEQVLRRAPEEFQLLTTVPLKHEYIENVVGSHNHMIGIGPVLNIYPWNNELYLIRYNNYDRAVINTVPYDVVHRWYAAHRTLTTELRRPENELWVKLKPGKALFVDNWRILHGRESFTGYRQLCGCYLTRDDMLNTARFLGLQA
- the TMLHE gene encoding trimethyllysine dioxygenase, mitochondrial isoform X1, producing the protein MNMWCHRLTHLFSSTQCLLNRGSGHQISWQPRYRKSLPAVSRWHHMAPASLNCAWQLHGDHLELRYAETLMRFDYVWLRDHCRSASCYNTKTNQRSLDTASVDLCIKPKTVRVDETTLFLTWPDGHVTRYGLEWLVKNSYEGQKRQVMHPRILWNAEIYQQAQVPSVDCQSFLETNEGLKEFLKNFLLYGIAFVENVPPTKEDTEILAERISLIRETIYGRMWYFTSDFSRGDTAYTKLALDRHTDTTYFQEPCGIQVFHCLKHEGTGGRTLLVDGFYAAEQVLRRAPEEFQLLTTVPLKHEYIENVVGSHNHMIGIGPVLNIYPWNNELYLIRYNNYDRAVINTVPYDVVHRWYAAHRTLTTELRRPENELWVKLKPGKALFVDNWRILHGRESFTGYRQLCGCYLTRDDMLNTARFLGLQA
- the TMLHE gene encoding trimethyllysine dioxygenase, mitochondrial isoform X2, translating into MWCHRLTHLFSSTQCLLNRGSGHQISWQPRYRKSLPAVSRWHHMAPASLNCAWQLHGDHLELRYAETLMRFDYVWLRDHCRSASCYNTKTNQRSLDTASVDLCIKPKTVRVDETTLFLTWPDGHVTRYGLEWLVKNSYEGQKRQVMHPRILWNAEIYQQAQVPSVDCQSFLETNEGLKEFLKNFLLYGIAFVENVPPTKEDTEILAERISLIRETIYGRMWYFTSDFSRGDTAYTKLALDRHTDTTYFQEPCGIQVFHCLKHEGTGGRTLLVDGFYAAEQVLRRAPEEFQLLTTVPLKHEYIENVVGSHNHMIGIGPVLNIYPWNNELYLIRYNNYDRAVINTVPYDVVHRWYAAHRTLTTELRRPENELWVKLKPGKALFVDNWRILHGRESFTGYRQLCGCYLTRDDMLNTARFLGLQA